A region of Paenibacillus sp. 37 DNA encodes the following proteins:
- a CDS encoding 4a-hydroxytetrahydrobiopterin dehydratase, translating into MVFSQEEVEAHLGRLEGWELEEGRWIVRKFVFSNYMKGIAFVDEVAAISEAFNHHPFITIDYTTVTLRLTSWDAGGITSVDIKEAGQYNEAYDKMRSQ; encoded by the coding sequence ATGGTTTTTTCGCAAGAGGAAGTCGAAGCTCATCTGGGAAGGCTGGAAGGCTGGGAACTGGAAGAGGGACGGTGGATTGTACGTAAATTCGTGTTCTCCAACTACATGAAAGGGATTGCATTTGTGGATGAGGTCGCTGCGATCTCGGAAGCATTCAATCATCATCCTTTTATTACGATTGATTATACAACGGTTACGCTGCGTCTCACATCATGGGATGCGGGTGGTATCACATCTGTAGATATCAAGGAAGCAGGGCAATATAACGAAGCTTATGACAAAATGAGGTCGCAATAA
- the motB gene encoding flagellar motor protein MotB, whose translation MKKAKKHEPHEEHIDESWLLPYSDLMTLLLALFIVLFGMSSIDAAKFEQMASALNSALNGGSGILDHSSMNPDTPGADLGKNKQEPTEITKKTPAQITDAQMAKKEQEDLEKLKERLDKYISKNGLSDQLNTKLNQSELKITISDNALFSSGRADVKPESRSLAKAISSMLQEFPEYEVVVSGHTDNIPISNNQYKDNWDLSADRALNFLKILLLNSQLDPSKFTPSGYGEYHPIASNETNTGRAQNRRVEVSIIRKYQSNNTNVKAVGGGN comes from the coding sequence GTGAAAAAGGCTAAGAAGCACGAACCACATGAAGAGCATATAGACGAGAGCTGGTTGCTTCCCTATTCCGACTTGATGACCTTGTTGCTCGCTCTGTTTATTGTATTGTTCGGTATGAGTTCAATCGATGCAGCTAAGTTTGAGCAGATGGCTTCCGCACTAAACAGTGCATTAAATGGAGGTTCCGGAATTCTGGACCATTCGTCCATGAATCCGGATACGCCAGGTGCTGATTTGGGTAAGAACAAACAGGAACCTACAGAAATTACCAAGAAAACACCAGCTCAGATTACAGATGCACAGATGGCTAAGAAAGAACAAGAAGACCTGGAGAAACTCAAAGAGCGACTCGACAAATATATCTCGAAGAACGGGCTTTCGGATCAGCTGAACACCAAGCTGAATCAGTCTGAATTGAAGATCACGATCAGTGATAACGCCCTGTTCTCCTCAGGCCGAGCAGATGTGAAGCCTGAATCACGATCCCTGGCCAAAGCAATCTCAAGCATGCTGCAGGAGTTCCCTGAATATGAAGTGGTTGTATCCGGTCATACCGATAATATTCCCATTTCGAACAACCAATATAAGGATAACTGGGATCTAAGCGCAGATCGTGCGCTCAACTTCCTGAAAATCCTGTTGCTGAACTCGCAATTGGACCCTTCCAAATTCACACCAAGTGGTTATGGAGAGTATCACCCAATTGCCAGCAATGAAACCAATACGGGACGGGCACAGAATCGCCGTGTAGAGGTATCTATCATTCGTAAGTATCAAAGTAACAATACAAATGTAAAAGCCGTTGGCGGAGGAAACTAG
- a CDS encoding pseudouridine synthase: MRINKFISETGYCSRREADKLVDRGLVTINGVKAELGSQAEEGDDVRINGKPIKEKRKHVYIALNKPIGITSTTEQHIQGNIVDFVGHDERIFPIGRLDKDSEGLILMTNDGDIVNRILRSEGRHEKEYIVTVDRSVTPSFLRGMSTGVKILGEMTLPCTVTRMTDRVFRIILTEGKNRQIRRMCSAFGYEVRKLKRIRIMNIHLGEMATGSWRELTPAEKAELGGLLDYSLE; the protein is encoded by the coding sequence TTGCGTATTAATAAATTTATTAGTGAAACAGGTTATTGCTCCCGGCGTGAAGCCGACAAGTTGGTGGATCGTGGGCTAGTAACTATTAATGGAGTTAAGGCTGAACTGGGCAGTCAGGCAGAAGAAGGCGACGATGTACGAATCAATGGCAAGCCGATCAAGGAAAAGAGAAAACACGTATATATCGCGCTGAATAAACCGATCGGGATCACAAGTACAACCGAGCAGCATATTCAGGGGAATATCGTTGATTTTGTCGGGCACGATGAACGTATCTTTCCAATTGGGCGTTTGGATAAGGACTCAGAAGGTCTGATCCTGATGACCAATGATGGTGATATCGTTAACCGGATTCTTAGATCAGAAGGGCGCCATGAGAAAGAGTATATCGTTACTGTTGATCGATCTGTAACCCCGAGTTTCCTTAGAGGCATGAGCACTGGGGTGAAGATCCTGGGTGAAATGACCCTGCCTTGTACAGTGACCCGGATGACGGATCGAGTATTCCGTATCATCCTGACTGAAGGAAAGAACCGTCAGATTCGGCGGATGTGTAGTGCCTTTGGTTACGAGGTTCGTAAGTTGAAGCGCATTCGGATCATGAACATCCATCTTGGAGAAATGGCGACAGGTTCATGGAGAGAGCTTACCCCTGCTGAAAAAGCGGAGTTGGGCGGTCTGTTGGACTATTCACTGGAATAG
- a CDS encoding ATP-binding protein, with the protein MSIKTKLSMIMSCSVLVILVLNIALSYYTTEENLRQDSETKMVLTAKQIAIAVEQNQYSSDYVKRQIGNNLWLAAVMAAEELDPDINNITNEELVRLSQKVGVSHISLMEQTDDDIVVSRSSDPREIGLSTKSMTYWYQAFKQLFEKQQVTIPQGQKLEHFWSDGFEYSTSSPSDIDIWGYYHDGKRNYIINPFYNNTEVDDYVKISSPDEILNKIREVNPSILEITGINPLTFGSPNMGDDGRDSNFSKLNNRPIRFGTYQYGSTDEDHRAVVRAIRTGQNVSFVSETHEQKVLKSFIPIFTPNQSSYVISIVMDYKQISSMVSEQLVSHASISLVLLEIVIFGSYLLAGYITRPIQSILGKVNEVADGHFDFRLKVRRKDELGQLANRINAMIRNLGHYTSRLKQMYEENRAVKEHLESIINQTADAIHITDLEGKVLRVNRAFEQLYGFRSREVEGRNLKIIPPEAEEEMKRQHAQLVEGMSITSNETTWMKKDGTRVEVSVSTAPVRDEAGEITALISVSRDITSRNRMEELLRRSEKLTTVGQLAAGVAHEIRNPLTTLRGFLQLQQESNKLNHRHLDLMLSELDRINLIVGEFLILAKPQAVHFQNRDIRFILGDVISLLDSQAHLHGVEFVLRASSDSAMVHCEENQLKQVFINLLKNGMEAMPNGGSIHIKLKHDEQSKRVRIEIRDEGIGIPEEMMPKLGEPFFTNKESGTGLGLMVSQRIIQSHKGMMDIKSVMNKGTTVIIELPASEQQPEVIEVDQVTDDTLTDEEK; encoded by the coding sequence TTGTCTATTAAAACGAAATTATCCATGATTATGTCGTGCTCAGTGCTCGTTATTTTAGTGTTGAATATCGCACTGAGTTATTATACTACAGAAGAGAATCTGAGGCAGGACAGTGAAACCAAGATGGTGCTCACTGCAAAGCAGATTGCAATTGCTGTCGAACAGAATCAATACAGTTCGGATTATGTAAAACGGCAGATTGGAAACAATCTGTGGCTTGCTGCTGTCATGGCAGCGGAAGAATTGGACCCGGATATTAATAATATCACAAATGAAGAACTTGTACGCTTGAGCCAAAAGGTCGGCGTCTCACATATTTCGTTAATGGAGCAGACGGATGATGACATCGTTGTTAGCCGCTCCTCAGATCCGAGAGAAATCGGGCTGTCCACCAAATCCATGACTTATTGGTATCAGGCCTTTAAGCAGTTGTTTGAAAAACAACAGGTGACGATTCCCCAAGGGCAGAAGTTGGAGCATTTCTGGTCAGATGGATTCGAATACTCGACATCCAGTCCTTCGGATATTGATATCTGGGGTTACTACCATGATGGAAAGAGAAACTACATAATCAATCCCTTCTATAATAATACGGAAGTTGATGACTATGTGAAAATCTCTAGTCCGGATGAGATTTTAAATAAAATTCGTGAGGTCAATCCCTCCATTCTGGAAATTACAGGCATCAATCCGTTGACTTTTGGCAGCCCAAACATGGGTGATGACGGAAGAGATTCTAACTTTAGCAAGTTGAATAACAGACCGATTCGTTTTGGTACATACCAGTATGGTTCTACGGATGAGGATCATCGTGCTGTGGTGCGCGCCATTCGAACAGGGCAAAATGTATCTTTTGTCAGTGAAACGCACGAACAGAAGGTACTGAAGAGTTTTATTCCCATTTTCACACCCAATCAGTCTTCCTATGTGATCAGTATTGTCATGGACTATAAGCAAATATCCTCCATGGTATCTGAGCAGTTGGTGAGTCATGCCTCCATATCGTTGGTTTTGCTGGAGATTGTGATCTTTGGCAGCTATTTGCTCGCAGGGTATATTACACGTCCGATCCAATCCATACTGGGCAAAGTGAATGAGGTAGCGGACGGGCACTTTGATTTCCGTCTGAAAGTACGGAGGAAGGATGAGCTTGGCCAACTGGCCAATCGTATTAATGCCATGATACGTAATCTGGGCCATTATACGAGCCGTCTGAAACAGATGTATGAAGAGAATCGAGCGGTGAAAGAGCATCTGGAGTCCATTATCAATCAGACTGCGGATGCCATTCACATTACGGATCTTGAAGGGAAAGTGCTGCGGGTTAACCGGGCATTTGAACAATTATATGGTTTTCGAAGTCGTGAGGTGGAAGGTCGTAATCTGAAGATCATCCCGCCAGAGGCAGAAGAAGAAATGAAACGCCAGCATGCCCAACTCGTTGAAGGGATGTCCATTACGTCTAACGAAACCACCTGGATGAAGAAAGACGGGACTAGGGTAGAGGTCAGTGTCAGTACGGCTCCGGTAAGAGACGAAGCTGGAGAGATTACTGCGCTCATAAGTGTCTCCAGGGATATTACAAGTCGTAATCGGATGGAAGAGCTACTCAGACGCTCTGAGAAGCTTACAACCGTGGGTCAGCTTGCAGCAGGTGTGGCACATGAGATTCGTAATCCACTGACCACGCTGCGCGGGTTCCTGCAGTTACAGCAAGAGAGCAACAAGCTGAATCATCGTCATCTGGATCTGATGTTATCGGAGCTGGATCGCATCAACCTTATCGTTGGTGAATTTCTGATTCTGGCGAAACCGCAGGCGGTTCATTTTCAGAATCGGGATATTCGTTTTATTCTTGGCGATGTCATCTCGTTACTGGATAGTCAGGCGCATCTGCATGGTGTAGAATTTGTACTGCGTGCCTCATCCGATTCGGCTATGGTACACTGTGAAGAGAACCAGTTGAAGCAGGTATTCATCAATTTGCTGAAAAATGGTATGGAGGCCATGCCAAATGGAGGAAGCATCCACATCAAGCTCAAGCATGACGAACAGTCGAAACGCGTCAGAATTGAGATCAGGGATGAAGGGATCGGTATCCCGGAAGAGATGATGCCCAAGCTTGGGGAGCCTTTCTTTACGAATAAAGAGTCTGGAACAGGGCTTGGCCTGATGGTCAGTCAGCGCATTATTCAATCACATAAGGGCATGATGGATATTAAAAGCGTCATGAACAAGGGAACAACGGTTATTATTGAACTGCCTGCATCCGAGCAACAACCGGAGGTTATTGAGGTAGATCAGGTAACAGATGACACACTTACAGATGAAGAGAAATAG
- a CDS encoding M1 family metallopeptidase: MIPRRAKSWLTVSLALCVLAGGIWITLGYNRSTHSELPVIAPESGKPKAIAPTPAPPESVQTPTAEVYSNRVVEYHMDVKLVEGNVLEGTQTITWTHPGKKTVSELYFHMYPNAFSSADTTFMKESGGKLRGDVMPTNGYGSMNITEMKTEDGLSLLHRMQYVQPDDGNIKDTTLIKVRLPKPVKGGESITLHTRFEVNLPKIFARMGTADHFVMAGQWFPKLSAYEPVGRRGQTTEGWNLHQYHGNSEFYADFGIYSVRIRVPETYKVAATGFPTQQAVVKNGEKVYQFYADDVHDFAWAASPDFVYAEEPFSAPNVPGVRIKLYLDPAHQDLKERYFYAAKAALANYSKWFGPYPYATLSIVVPPKAGNGAGGMEYPTLVTAFGADDTTPGYDLERTVVHEIGHQYFYGMVASNEFEEAWLDEGFTSYAEDKLMEQEYGLIPNLPVQSGLITSPSSLTQESWKFDSQNEYAANVYTRGKLVLLGIEHQVGAKKMERILSTYVKKYRFKHPTSADFQNVVEQVTRTSWSDYFDQYVYGNGMADFAVEKIRVTPVQKDGQTLYESSVTIAKKGSDYSAVPVRIAFEDGHILTKQWNGKEDRITYKLTHTSPVSWAMTDPLYSIVLENRHMNNFLKSGLDERAKSRWSMSVTKLIEAIFGGLSW, encoded by the coding sequence ATGATTCCACGACGCGCCAAGAGCTGGCTCACTGTATCCCTGGCCCTGTGTGTACTTGCCGGAGGGATATGGATCACTCTGGGTTATAATCGCTCAACTCATTCCGAATTGCCAGTAATCGCCCCCGAATCGGGCAAGCCCAAGGCAATAGCTCCAACACCAGCTCCTCCAGAAAGTGTACAGACCCCTACTGCCGAAGTGTACAGCAACCGTGTTGTGGAATATCACATGGATGTAAAACTGGTGGAAGGGAATGTACTGGAAGGGACTCAGACGATTACCTGGACACATCCAGGTAAAAAAACCGTCAGCGAGCTTTACTTTCATATGTATCCCAACGCCTTCTCTTCTGCTGACACCACCTTTATGAAGGAATCCGGTGGAAAGCTTCGGGGTGATGTCATGCCTACCAATGGTTATGGCTCCATGAACATTACCGAAATGAAAACGGAGGACGGGCTCTCTCTGCTGCATCGGATGCAGTATGTGCAACCAGATGACGGAAATATCAAGGACACCACCCTCATTAAAGTACGCTTGCCCAAACCCGTCAAAGGCGGGGAAAGCATTACGCTCCACACCAGATTTGAAGTGAATCTGCCGAAGATTTTTGCACGAATGGGAACCGCTGATCATTTTGTCATGGCAGGTCAATGGTTTCCCAAATTAAGTGCCTATGAACCAGTAGGCAGGCGTGGACAAACAACGGAAGGCTGGAATCTGCACCAGTACCATGGCAACTCAGAGTTTTACGCCGACTTCGGTATATATAGTGTACGTATTCGGGTGCCTGAAACATACAAAGTGGCTGCTACCGGATTTCCGACGCAGCAAGCCGTGGTGAAAAATGGAGAAAAGGTCTATCAATTCTATGCCGATGATGTGCATGATTTCGCCTGGGCAGCCTCACCCGATTTTGTGTACGCCGAGGAACCCTTCTCTGCACCCAATGTGCCTGGTGTACGAATCAAGTTATATCTGGACCCAGCTCATCAGGATCTGAAAGAACGTTATTTCTACGCCGCGAAGGCCGCTCTAGCCAATTATAGCAAATGGTTTGGCCCATATCCTTATGCTACCTTATCCATCGTAGTTCCACCCAAAGCGGGGAACGGTGCTGGAGGTATGGAATACCCTACACTAGTTACGGCCTTTGGAGCCGATGATACTACGCCAGGTTATGACCTGGAACGTACCGTAGTCCACGAGATCGGACACCAGTACTTCTACGGCATGGTTGCCAGCAACGAATTCGAGGAAGCCTGGCTGGATGAGGGGTTCACCTCTTATGCAGAAGACAAACTGATGGAGCAGGAATACGGATTGATTCCAAATCTGCCGGTACAATCGGGACTGATTACTTCTCCTTCATCCTTAACACAAGAATCCTGGAAGTTCGATTCACAGAATGAGTATGCAGCCAATGTCTATACACGTGGCAAGCTTGTATTGCTTGGTATCGAACACCAAGTCGGTGCCAAAAAGATGGAACGCATTCTCTCTACCTATGTGAAGAAGTACCGCTTCAAACATCCCACTTCGGCTGATTTTCAGAACGTTGTGGAACAAGTGACCCGCACTTCCTGGTCTGATTATTTTGATCAATATGTCTATGGTAACGGGATGGCTGACTTTGCTGTAGAGAAGATTCGTGTTACGCCCGTACAGAAAGACGGTCAAACATTGTACGAGTCATCCGTGACGATCGCAAAAAAAGGGAGTGATTACAGCGCCGTTCCTGTTCGCATTGCTTTTGAAGACGGGCATATCCTCACTAAGCAATGGAATGGCAAAGAAGATCGCATCACCTATAAATTAACTCACACATCCCCCGTATCCTGGGCCATGACCGATCCCCTGTACTCGATCGTGCTGGAGAACCGCCATATGAACAATTTCCTGAAATCCGGACTGGATGAGCGGGCGAAGTCCCGCTGGAGCATGAGTGTAACCAAACTAATAGAAGCCATATTCGGAGGTCTGTCATGGTGA
- a CDS encoding GNAT family N-acetyltransferase, with amino-acid sequence MKEAPVTFHVVPMREEHAELICSWQYDPPYNIYSWLPWEQMKALEVEFGDAQLRQEQYAIVLDQNDRICGFAQYFPLQGVTRIGLGMHPELCGQGQGTAFVTAIVQEAIRRNPKNEIDLEVLTWNARAIQVYLKSGFVTQDTYERQTPSGLKPFHCMVYEGPRD; translated from the coding sequence ATGAAGGAAGCCCCTGTGACGTTTCACGTTGTACCCATGCGAGAAGAACATGCGGAGCTCATCTGCAGTTGGCAGTATGATCCGCCTTACAATATCTACAGCTGGCTCCCCTGGGAGCAGATGAAAGCTCTGGAAGTGGAATTCGGAGATGCACAGCTGCGACAGGAGCAATATGCAATCGTCCTGGATCAGAACGATCGTATATGTGGATTTGCTCAATACTTCCCACTTCAAGGGGTAACCCGGATTGGCCTCGGCATGCATCCAGAGCTGTGTGGTCAGGGTCAAGGGACAGCTTTTGTCACGGCCATTGTACAGGAAGCCATTCGCCGAAATCCGAAGAATGAGATCGATCTGGAAGTGCTCACTTGGAATGCTCGTGCCATTCAAGTCTATCTGAAGAGTGGATTTGTCACCCAGGATACATACGAACGACAGACCCCAAGCGGCTTAAAGCCCTTTCACTGTATGGTTTATGAAGGGCCTCGTGATTAG
- a CDS encoding YwhD family protein — MDQNEQNGKKQIALNIVSAKSKHKGFGAGSIELNNLSPVIIDNGEAKIDIGAMHAKSKVERNIKFSTNREDVPNGRQVWLVWVAVDRTEEGQLYGGATACEMWIDTEARRGWKLLAEHVNRMDYALKRRFMLDELGPEARAALKTLLISHNEDWWNASPDVLKEALA, encoded by the coding sequence ATGGACCAAAACGAGCAAAACGGCAAAAAACAGATTGCCTTGAATATCGTTAGTGCAAAAAGCAAGCATAAAGGCTTCGGTGCAGGCTCCATTGAACTGAATAACCTTTCCCCGGTCATTATTGATAATGGCGAAGCCAAAATCGATATTGGTGCGATGCATGCGAAGAGCAAAGTGGAACGCAATATCAAGTTCTCTACCAATCGTGAGGATGTGCCCAACGGACGCCAGGTATGGCTGGTGTGGGTAGCTGTCGATCGCACGGAGGAAGGCCAACTGTATGGTGGAGCAACGGCATGTGAGATGTGGATTGATACGGAAGCAAGACGTGGATGGAAACTGCTGGCGGAACATGTGAATCGCATGGATTATGCCTTGAAGCGTCGCTTCATGCTGGATGAGCTTGGACCTGAAGCTCGAGCTGCACTTAAGACACTACTGATCTCACACAACGAAGACTGGTGGAATGCTTCTCCAGATGTATTGAAGGAAGCACTCGCCTAA
- the motA gene encoding flagellar motor stator protein MotA yields MNISTIIGLILGLVSLVFGMFLKGAPLINLVNNPAAYIIIFVGTAGTIFIAFPMSEVKKIPKLFGIVFKNQVLIDRVSLIGTFMDWASTTRREGLLALESKVEEIDDQFLRGGMRMIIDGNDQEFVSDVLMEDIHATEERHRGSALIFAQAGMYAPTLGVLGAVVGLIAALADLSDMEKLSHAIAAAFIATLLGIFSGYVLWHPMSNKLKRMSKQEMEIKLMMVEGLLSIQSGVSTIAINQKLSVFLTPSERKQLEEKEGSPGEKG; encoded by the coding sequence ATGAACATTTCAACGATTATTGGACTAATTTTGGGGCTGGTCTCCCTTGTATTTGGTATGTTCTTGAAGGGTGCGCCCTTAATCAACCTGGTTAACAATCCCGCAGCCTACATTATTATCTTTGTTGGTACGGCAGGAACCATTTTTATCGCATTTCCGATGTCTGAAGTTAAGAAAATCCCTAAGCTTTTCGGGATTGTTTTCAAAAATCAAGTACTTATTGATCGCGTATCCCTGATCGGCACATTTATGGATTGGGCTTCCACTACCCGTCGTGAAGGTTTGCTTGCATTGGAATCAAAAGTAGAAGAGATTGACGATCAGTTCCTTCGTGGCGGTATGCGTATGATTATAGACGGCAACGATCAGGAATTTGTAAGTGATGTGCTCATGGAAGATATTCATGCTACAGAGGAGCGCCACCGTGGCAGTGCCTTGATCTTCGCTCAGGCGGGGATGTACGCACCAACCCTAGGGGTTCTCGGGGCCGTTGTAGGTCTCATCGCAGCACTTGCCGATCTCAGTGACATGGAGAAACTCTCCCATGCGATTGCAGCAGCATTTATCGCAACACTCCTTGGTATATTTAGTGGTTACGTGTTATGGCACCCGATGTCTAACAAGCTGAAACGGATGTCCAAGCAAGAAATGGAGATCAAGCTGATGATGGTTGAAGGACTGTTATCCATACAATCCGGTGTCTCCACCATCGCCATCAACCAAAAGTTATCCGTATTCCTGACACCTTCCGAACGTAAACAACTGGAAGAGAAGGAGGGATCACCAGGTGAAAAAGGCTAA
- a CDS encoding C40 family peptidase: protein MFKKKLTAAVLSITFALSLGAGSAFADSKMDTVIDSAMGTTYKSGGTTLNGFDCSGFTRYVFDKLGIDLARQSSSQFDMGDSVSRMEMRAGDLVFFNTTGKGVSHVGIFVGDGKFAHSSSSKGVTISALSENYWANRYVGAKRIMSTDAYESLALD, encoded by the coding sequence TTGTTCAAGAAGAAATTAACCGCAGCTGTACTTAGCATCACATTCGCTTTATCGCTTGGTGCAGGTAGCGCATTCGCAGATTCAAAGATGGACACAGTAATTGATTCAGCAATGGGAACTACATACAAAAGTGGAGGAACAACGCTAAACGGCTTTGACTGCTCCGGATTTACACGGTATGTATTCGACAAGTTGGGTATTGATTTGGCACGCCAATCCAGTTCCCAATTCGACATGGGCGATTCCGTATCCCGCATGGAAATGAGAGCTGGCGATCTGGTGTTCTTTAATACAACAGGTAAAGGCGTATCCCATGTAGGAATCTTTGTAGGGGATGGAAAGTTTGCACACTCCTCTTCTTCCAAAGGCGTTACGATCAGTGCATTGAGTGAAAACTATTGGGCCAATCGTTATGTTGGCGCGAAACGGATTATGAGCACGGACGCATATGAATCACTGGCCCTTGACTAG
- a CDS encoding c-type cytochrome, which yields MHKWIMSGVFFAACALAIVLMFTLPGKEEVAEEAKPTMPEVTLDAGQAEALVKANCISCHGDQLQGGVGPALANIGSQDDLEKIYSTIVKGKGGMPSFKGKLQDEEIANIAMWLSEKK from the coding sequence ATGCACAAATGGATCATGAGCGGAGTATTTTTTGCAGCATGCGCTTTAGCTATTGTTTTAATGTTTACGCTTCCAGGGAAAGAAGAAGTGGCTGAAGAAGCCAAGCCAACCATGCCGGAAGTCACATTGGATGCCGGACAGGCTGAAGCACTGGTCAAAGCCAATTGTATCTCCTGTCACGGGGATCAGCTTCAAGGTGGCGTAGGACCTGCTCTGGCAAACATCGGCAGCCAGGATGATCTGGAGAAGATCTATTCTACGATTGTCAAAGGTAAAGGTGGCATGCCTTCCTTCAAGGGCAAGCTGCAAGATGAAGAGATTGCAAATATCGCCATGTGGCTTTCAGAGAAGAAATAA
- the tadA gene encoding tRNA adenosine(34) deaminase TadA — MTDHSLPTDLAHLSEEAQHEHWMREAIAEAYKAEALGEVPIGAVIVQNNQIIGRGYNLRETTLDSTAHAEMVAIRQASETIGAWRLLDCSLYVTLEPCPMCAGAIVQSRVPRVIYGTADPKAGCAGTLMNLLQEPRFNHRTEVIPDILQPECSTMLTQFFRSLRQKLK; from the coding sequence ATGACTGACCATTCTCTTCCGACCGATCTTGCGCATTTATCTGAGGAAGCTCAGCATGAGCACTGGATGCGGGAGGCCATTGCCGAGGCCTACAAAGCTGAGGCTCTTGGGGAAGTGCCGATTGGAGCTGTAATCGTACAAAATAACCAAATCATTGGTCGAGGATACAATCTGCGTGAAACTACGCTGGATTCCACCGCCCATGCAGAGATGGTGGCTATCCGTCAGGCCAGCGAGACCATTGGGGCTTGGCGTTTATTGGATTGTTCTCTGTACGTCACACTGGAACCTTGTCCGATGTGTGCAGGTGCGATTGTACAATCTAGGGTCCCCCGCGTAATCTATGGTACGGCTGATCCCAAGGCAGGCTGTGCAGGTACACTGATGAACCTGCTACAGGAGCCTCGTTTTAACCATCGCACGGAGGTGATCCCGGATATCCTCCAGCCTGAATGCTCCACGATGCTAACTCAATTTTTCAGAAGTCTGCGCCAAAAGTTAAAGTAG
- the rbsK gene encoding ribokinase — MSDYNQKQPLIAVVGSLNMDLVVKTDTIPEEGETVSGEELHYLAGGKGANQAVAAARLGGQTTMIGAVGSDGFGERLLHSLTESGADASQVRILEDTVTGTASIWLSRGDNRIIVIPGANGQVVPEMLEEADTVKSLTAAAAVLLQLEIPLPAVTRAAQLAAEGSALVVLNPAPAVPGLPQELLRCVDVVTPNRSELAVLTGRDHLRPEDLDAAVAELAASLGAAVVTTLGPEGAVYAAAPGGRVQAGRAGACRAPGYAVSAVDTTGAGDCFNGALAVALARGETLDAAVGFAMGAAALSVTKLGAQSGMPFAREVEAFLDEHAAEA, encoded by the coding sequence ATGTCAGACTATAATCAGAAACAACCTCTTATTGCTGTCGTAGGCAGTCTCAATATGGATCTTGTGGTGAAGACAGACACGATTCCGGAAGAGGGAGAGACAGTGAGCGGTGAGGAGCTGCATTATCTCGCTGGTGGCAAAGGGGCGAACCAGGCTGTTGCCGCTGCGCGTCTGGGTGGACAGACTACGATGATTGGTGCGGTGGGATCGGACGGTTTTGGCGAACGTCTGCTACACAGTCTGACGGAAAGTGGTGCAGATGCCTCGCAGGTTCGCATCTTGGAAGACACGGTTACAGGGACGGCTTCCATTTGGCTCTCTCGGGGAGACAACCGGATTATCGTTATTCCTGGTGCAAATGGGCAAGTGGTGCCTGAGATGCTGGAAGAGGCGGATACGGTAAAAAGCCTGACTGCAGCCGCAGCGGTGCTGCTGCAGCTGGAGATCCCGCTGCCAGCGGTTACCCGCGCCGCCCAACTGGCGGCTGAAGGCAGCGCACTGGTGGTGCTCAACCCGGCTCCCGCGGTGCCGGGTCTGCCCCAGGAGCTCCTGCGGTGCGTCGACGTTGTCACGCCGAACCGCAGTGAGCTTGCCGTGCTTACCGGCCGGGATCATCTCCGGCCGGAAGACCTGGATGCGGCGGTCGCAGAGCTCGCCGCATCCCTCGGGGCCGCTGTCGTCACAACGCTCGGCCCCGAGGGGGCTGTGTACGCGGCAGCGCCTGGTGGCCGCGTACAAGCAGGGCGTGCCGGCGCATGCCGTGCGCCCGGCTACGCCGTAAGCGCCGTCGATACGACCGGCGCTGGCGATTGCTTCAACGGCGCGTTGGCAGTAGCCCTCGCGCGCGGTGAGACGTTGGACGCGGCCGTAGGCTTTGCCATGGGTGCGGCCGCGTTATCCGTGACGAAGCTCGGCGCCCAGTCCGGGATGCCGTTCGCACGTGAAGTGGAGGCCTTTCTGGACGAGCATGCGGCAGAGGCTTAA